The genomic region AACTTCTCGTGAGTATCAACCTCGCCGCAGTCGTATTCAAAATAGAGTTCTGCAAAACCCGTATAGGGCCCGGAATCGAAGACTTCCTGGCTGACCATCACGATGTTGGCATCATGGTTGGCAACAACGGTTGCAATATCACGCAATACCCCGCGGCGGTTCTCCGCAATGATCCGTATTGCTGAACGTTCCGGTACAGATTCCATAACCAGATGCGATAACCGGGGATCGAACCCGGGTTAGAAGCTTGGGAAGCTCCTGTCCTACCGCTAGACTATTATCGCAGAATTGTTATTGCTCTCTAATATTGGGCGATTTTAACATAAATATAGTGCCTATCCTGGCGAAAAAATCCAGACGGACTCCTTTATAGTTCATGCAGGATTACTGCCTGTATCGCGTCAGTTTTCGATATTTTTATGAATGGCCCGACTCAGTACATATACGCTAGTACCCTGACCGCCTTTTTATTTTATCAGGCGGGCAAGATCCCCGGCCCTCGCGCAGGTAACATCCACCTGCGGTCCGCCCGGGGATGTATCAGCGGAGAATTCCTATGACCCGAAAAAACTCTGTCCTCTGGATCCTGATCGCTGCAGTCCTGCTTGTCCTTATCCTCCCGGTACAGGCAGATACCGCCGATGACCAGAATGTGAAAGTGATATACCAGACCACGTTTGGAAGCGATCCCCACTGGATCACCAACAGTCCTTCAACCAATTACTGGGAGCCCGCTGCCGGGAGATATCACTTCTCCATCGAGCCCAGCACCGGTGGTTACGTGTAGTTCCCGTCACCCTGGATGATTCTTCCTTTGCCCTGGACTACGATCTCACGCTGATAAGGGTCGACGACGGTGCAACCTTCCGGCTCGCACTTTCCAGCAATGAGATGAACCCCGAGAAAGGCCCGAGCATCCTCAATGAGTTCACCAATGCAAAGTTCGGGAAGATCATGTGGCTGCAGGTCGTCACCCCGGGCAACAAGATGACGGAAGTGAACAGCCAGTCCGGTGTCACTGCATACACGGGATCGACCGTCAAATACGAGCTCAACAAGACCTACCACGTGTCAACCTCGTACAACAAGGATCTGAACATGATCACAACCCGGGTGAGCGACAAGCAGACCGGCCAAGAGATCTGGAGTTATTATATCAAGACAACTGACGACATCACCGGTATCGGCCGCCTCTGGTTCGGCTCGATCAATGACTTCGGCCCGATGAATATCTATGCCCAGGGCTACCTCGACAATGTGCGGATAACCGCTCCGGAAACGGTCACTGCCACACCCACTATCGCTGCGGTGACGCTAGGCACAACTCCTGCAGCTGCTGTCACGGTTGCCACAACGAAAAAAGCAACCCCCAAAACAACGGTCCCGACACCTTACCCGACTGCAACCCAGTCCCCGTCATCCGTGTTGGTTCCCCTTGCTGCGCTGGGAATCCTTGGCGGATGCCTGATCCTGGTACAGAAAAAAGAATAATCCTTTTTTTTACCCGCTTAACCTGCCAGGGCCGGTCCGAAATTCTATACCGGCTTCCGCTTTAGGCTGCAGGCAAGGCAGAGCGAGCTGTGGACCATGTCCACGAGATCCTGCTGTGTGTAAGGATTGTTCCGGATGAGATCCCAGTCCTTTGTGGTGTCCTCGTCATACTCGCCAACCCAGGAAGTGATCGAGACCTGGGGGCTGTGGAATCCGAGCCAGGCAAAGAAATTGAGCAGGTTTCCTGCAACATGCTGCATGCCGTCGACGTGGCCGATGATGATGAGCCCGACCACCTTGTCAACGATCATCCGTTTGCCAAACCAGGAGTACTGGTTCTCGATGCAGTTCATCCGCTCAACGAATTTCTGGACAAGGGCCGAATGGTTGTTCCAGCGGATGGGGGTTGCAAGGAAGAGGACGTCGCAGTCGAGCACGGCATTGTACACGATCTCCATCTGGTCGTCCTCGTATTTCATGGTGGACTGGCAGGGATAGGTGCAGTGATCGGGATTCTCCGAATAATTGCCCTCGCAATCGTAAATGTTGAGATCTTTTAACCGGATGAACGTGGTCTCGCACCCGAGATCCCTGCACTTGTCAAGGGCCGATATGAGAATCCGTTCCGATTTGGACATGCCGGGTTCCTGCCGGCTCGATCCGGAGATCCCGACAACCCGCGTTCCTTTGACAAGCACGGGGTCGGGGGCCGGGACAGCATCGATACCGAGTTTATGTCCAACGAGGGGAGATGGCATAGGATAGTGTGATGCCGTTTTGGTATATGGAGCTGTTCTTTGTCTGCTGTGCCTCCGGCTTGGGAACTCCTGCCGGACCAGCCATAGCCTTTCTGAACCCCGTGAATGGAGATCGTTCTGGATATGCCCCGGGCAACAGATATGTTCAGGACCTGCGGGAAACGTACTGCCAGACCAGGGCCGCGACAACCGCCACCGTGCTGCCGATGATCACTTCCAGGAACCGGTGGGCTGCATTGGCGAACGGGGGGATATCCGGGTTCTGGGCCGAGACCACCATCACGATGCCCGCAGTGAGGGCTGCAAGCCGGAGATGGGTCGGCATCTTGAGAAGCTCGCAGGTGAGGACCACGATCCCGATCAGGATGCCCAGGCCCGCGATGCTGAACGGGAAGAACGTGAGGTAGATGGCGCTGAAGATGGCTCCTATGAGCGAGCCCTGGACCCGGAACCAGGCAGTACTGATCGTCTGCGAACGGGTGTCCTGGGTCACGATGATGGCCGAGATCATCGCCCACATCGCGCCGATCATCCTCGTGTCCGCGTAGTCGGGGAGGATGTACGAGAGGAAAAGGGCAAGCGAGAACGAGAGCGATGAGACAACGGCAAACTGGAGCGCTGTCGAGAGCGGGGAGGCCATGCGCCGCAGGAACCCGGCCACCCCTCCGGGACCCTCGGTATCCCCAGCACTTCCGGACATGGTATCAGAAGAATGGGAAACGGGGTATTACTAACTTTTCTTTCTGCGCCGGTCCGGGCCGGCGGCCAGGGTCTGAAGATGAAATACGCATCTTACTGCACCGGTATACATCTGGCTGTTCAGATGACTGCAACATCCAAAAAAAGATCTTCCGGGGATTTATTTCTCCATTGAGTCCCCTTGGAGAGCCAATGCCCGGAATCGAACCGGGATATGCTGATCTGCAGTCAGCTGCGTAGCCTTTCCGCCACATTGGCAGGGATGTTCACTATTGTGACATCACATACTATCGTGGTCCCCGGGACTATTTAGGGGGTATTTTTCGGGCGGGTTTTGCCGCATTCTGCCGGCGATCCTCCGGATTCCAGAAGCACCGCTGTCACATGAAAGATCCCTGGAACGAAATACTTAACAATTGTGAACACCAAGTATGTACTGGTGATCCACTATGAGGGATCGTTTTTGTTGTAACCGATAATCAGCCCAAAGGAAAAACCATTGCCCATCTCCCCCCGTCAGCAAAACTGGTGTACAAGGTACTGGAGACAAGCGGCCAGCTGACTCAGAAGGATATCATCCGTGAGACAACGCTGCCGTCGCGGACGGTGCGATATGCCCTGAACCGTCTCAAAGAAGAGCACGTCCTTGTCGAGCGTTATTATTTCACGGACGCCCGCCAGAGCCTGTACAGGCTTGCCCTGCAGCCGCAGGAAAACGGGCTTATTAATGTCGGGTGAAAGGCTCTCGGGGTTGCGGGGATCGAGCAGGTGAAAGTGAATGTGCTCGATGAACCGTTCAACTGGGACCGGTTCGTGAAGCAGCGGGGCAGCCTCAAGGGCTTCTGATCATCCTCCCGTTTTTTTTCAATACATTCATTCCGTCATTACGCCACGTTGCGATCCCTGTCCGGCCTACGACTGCCGGATGCCGTCAAGGTAATGATGCGGGCCGGTATGGATCGCACTGATGAGCGATGGCTCGAAGATCTCCTCTCTGCCCACGAGCCGCCCGGTGTACCCGAGCTCGTGGAGGACCCGGGCAAACTTCAGGGTCGATGCGATATATTCCGGGGGAAGGGCCGAACAATATTTTGGTGAAATCCGGTACGTGTCCAGCACGAAGTCCGGGTCGACCATGCCCATGGTCCCGGCCACCATCCCCGCCGCTGCCCGGGGATCCTGCCGGATCAGTTCGCAGGCAGACTCGTGGGCGGTGAGGAACCGGGTGAGGAGATCTTCTCTCTTGAGCATCTCCCGCATCACCACAATGCCGTAACTGGGATTGAACGGCCAGAGCCGGTCCGGGGGAACAATCAGCTGTCCATTGCCATACCGGGCCGCGGTGGCTGCAAGCGCCGGTGTCCCGGCGGCCGCTGCGATCTCCCCCTGCAGCAGTGCATCGGATAGGAAGTCGGCCCACGGGTAGTTCTTCACGGTAACGTCCTCTATTCCCTCCCCGCGCAACAACTCGTGTACGATTACATCGTGGATGGAGCCTTTCGGGGGTGTCCCGATCGCCCTGCCGGAGAACTGCCGGAGGAACGCATGCATGCTTTCGCATTCCGCGAGCGCACGGATCCCCGGACCGGCGATTATCACCGTCCCCTCCACGTGCCCTCCCGCAATGCAGGCCAGCCGGAGGCCGCGGTCGATCCCGATGATGACCGGCGGGAGTCCGATATACCCGAGATCGAGCGTGCCCTCCTGCATGGCGCTGATGATGTCCGGCCCGGAGGCAAAGAGTCGCCAGCTTGCCTGCAGCCCCGCATCTTCGAGCAGGGAGCTGCCCCGGAGCAGGAGCGCGGTATGGTACAGCGTTGAGAGATGCCCGATCCGGATCTGCCTGTCCTCTTCTGTCATGACTCACCCGATCTTCCGCGCAACCGTGCTGATCGCTTCGTCGATTACCGCAAGATCCGGGCGGAGCATCGATACCGGGACATCCACGATCTTCTCGACAATGGAGGCAAGGATCGGCGCACAGATGATGCCGGCCGCCCCGTCCTTCTCCGCCCGCGCTGCGGCGATGATGCACTCCTCCAGGGAGTTTGCAGAATAGCCCCGGATGGCAAATGTCCTGCCCCCGGACTCCACCTCGCGCCGCTCCATGCTGTCGAGGAGGAACCTGGCGGCGATGATGGCAATGAAACTGCCCCGGGGCGGCTCGAGGACCGCAACAATTTTTTTGATCGTGGAGAGCCGGGGATCCCGCTCCCCCATCGTGATCTTGTAGAGCGTGGAGACCGGGATGCCGGTCTGTTCGGCCAGCTCCCGGACCGTCAGTCCTTTCTTCTCCAGTTCCTCGTTCAGGGCCGCGGTGAAATCGATCTCGAAGATCCTCTTTGACAACATATTATCCCTTATGTCTCATTTTTAAGATTATAATTATTACTATAAGGAAAATTTTATTGCAATATTGGAAACCTATATCAATTCTTTATTCCATGATCATGCGATGCACAGCGATCAGACGTACGAGATTACCATACTCCCCGGCACCAACCGCGACGGGGAGAAGGAGGGGTTTGACCGGATCGTCATCCGCCCGGGCGATACGCTCTCCATTGTCGGTCCCACCGGATCCGGCAAATCCGCATTTATCAATGATATCGAGGTGCTGGCCCAGGACGACACCGTGACGGGCCGCACCATTCTCATGGACGGCGCCGAACCGCCGGAAGAGATGGTCCGGGATCCGGCCAGGAAGCCCATCGCCCTCCTCACCCAGAACACCCGGGTCATTGCCGACCTCACGGTGGCCCGATTCCTTGCCCTCCATATCCGGGCCCGCGAGACCGAGGCACAGGAGCTCGTCACCCGGACCGTGGACCTGGCAAACGAGTTCACCGGGGAAAAGATCGCAGAAGCAATGCGGATGAGTTCTCTCTCCGGGGGCCAGACCCGGTCCCTCCTGATAGCCGATGCCATCCTGATAGGCCAGACCCCCATCATCCTGCTCGACGAGATCGAGAATGCCGGCATCAACAAGGAGCGCGTCATCGCCTGCCTCCGCAAGTACCGGAAAGCCGTGATCTTCGTCACCCACGATCCTTACCTCGCCCTGATAACCGACCGCCGCATTATCATGAAAAACGGGGCAGTCGCAGCAGTGCTCGAACCAAGGGGACATGAACAGGAGATCCTTAATACGGTCTTTGGCATGGATTCGTTCCTCTGGGATCTCCGCGAGAAGATCCGGCACGGGGACCTGATCAGCGGCGAGCAGGAGTTGCCAAAAAAGACCGGGGTATTTGCATGAAACTCATCATCGTTGCCGGCCCGCCCAGTGCCGGAAAGACGGCAGTCATCCGCCAGATCATAAAAAAGTTCAACAAGACTGAGAGAACCGCGTTCCTAAAGATCGATGTTGTCCGGGCTTTTGAAGACGAGGAGCTCCTCGAGGAGTTCGCAATCCCTGCACGGAAAGTCTATTCCGGGGATCTCTGCCCGGACCACATGGGCATCATGATCTTAAAGGATGCAATTGCCTGGGCTGAAGGAGAACAGGCCGGGATTTTGATCATCGAGAGCGCAGGGCTCTGCCTCCGGTGCACCCCGTACACAACCCAGGCCTACGGGATTGCGGTCCTCCCGGCGGTCTCGGGGAGCAATGCTCCCTTGAAGATGGCCCCGCTCATTGCGCTTGCCGACTCGGCGGTCGTGACCAAGACCGATCTCGTCTCTCAGGCAGAAAAAGAGGTCTTCCGGGAGTGTATCCGCAGCGTTGTCCCGAAGATCGACATCATCGAGACCAACGCGGTGCAGGGAACCGGCCTGCGGTACCTGATGCAGGCGATTGCAAAGCACCCGGCAATCTCGGACGCAGATGCCATCTCCCTCCGGGGCACGCCGCCGCTTGGGGTCTGCACGATCTGTATCGGCAAGAAGGAGATCGGCTGGCAGCACCATTTCGGGGTCATCCGGCCGCTGGAAGAGGCAGACAACCTCTACCGGGGGGACTGACTTCATGGCATGGGAACCCCCGGGCAGGGACTGCGGTGCGTGCGGCCTTCCGAGGTGCAGCGATTTTGTTGCAGCCGTTAAAAAGAAGACCAAGGCAAATGAGGACTGCACGTTCTTCTTAGATGGCAGTGCCGACAAAAAAACCGGAACAACATACTCCGGCACCGATGTGACCGGCGCAAAATACGATTTCATCATCCGGGCCTTCCCGGGCGAACCCTCGGCCCGGAAGTTTATCGTGCCTTTCCGGGCGGACCTCGTGGAGAAATGGGATATCAGGAAAGGCGACCTGGTCACCGGCCGGCCCGCAGGTCCCGGCTGCCCGCTCTACCATGCTCTGCGGGTCCTCTCGGCCAACCCGGTCACCGGCGTGCTGGAATGCCACACGGTCGGGCCGCTTGAGGCCCGCAGGGAGAAGGCCCATGACGTCCAGGCCTACCATGTCCACGCGTTCGAAGGTATTGCCGAGACCGTCATCCGCCCGCCCACGCTCGGGCTCCGGCAGCGGTTTCTCCCCGGCTACTGCATGATCGACCTCGCCCACACGGCGCTCGTCAACATGGTGCTGAACAAGAAGGACGGGCTCCACGTGCGGGTGGAAGATATACGGATAATGTGAGATCATGAACCAGGTCCAGGAGATTCTGAAACATCCTCAGGGAGCGGCATTCCTCAAATGCAGCCGGGAACGCGGATGCAGCGAAGAGATTGCCGGGGAATGCGCCCGGTACGGGAGTGCCAGCGGAGATCCCATGCAGAAGCCCTGCACGATAGTGCCGAAATACCGGGTCCGGTGTCTCGGGGGCGGGGAATACGTGGAGGACTTGTCCCTGCTGAACTGCAACCAGGGTCACGATGCCCTTATCAGAACAGAATACACCCGCAGGAAACTTATCCTCTCGCCATACTGCGGGATCTTCCGCTACCTCTGCTGGCTCCCGGTGGAGCGCCCGCTCCTTCCATCCGGCGGCCCGGTCACCTTCAGGAGCGCAGCGCTCTCTCAGGAACTCGGGCTTCCGAACCTTCTGGTCTCATTCTCGGGATATTTCCCGGAGCGGGGAGCAGACCTGTCAACCGGCTCGTTCAAGGAACTCGAAGCCCTTCCCACGCTCCAGCGGCTGAAAGAGATTGGGGGAAACATTCCGGTTGTTGCATCGGCAGGCAATACGGGCAGGGCGTTTGCCGAGATCGCAACGCGGTGCAGGATGCCGGTCATCATCGTGGTACCGGAGCATATGAAACAGGTCCTCTGGATAACGCAGGAATCGGAGGACGTGTACCTGGTGGCAGTCCGCGGAGATTACAGCGATGCTATCGCCGTGAGCGGGACGCTCTCATCGGTCCCGGGCTGTGTTGCCGAAGGCGGAGCAAAGAATATTGCCCGCCGCGATGCAATGGGAACTGTCATGCTCGACGCGGCGGTAACTGCCGGGAGGATGCCGGAGTATTATTTCCAGGCCGTAGGGAGTGGTACCGGCGGGATTGCTGCATGGGAAGCAGCCCTCCGGCTGAAAAAAGACGGGGGATACGGGCAGCAGCTGCCCCATCTCCACCTGGCCCAGAATGAACCGTTCACCCCCATGGTCTCGGCCTGGCGCGATCACCGTCGCGGGATCATCCCGGCTGTGGATATGCCGGATGCCCGCAGGAGCGTGAGCGAGGTCCTGTCACCGGTGCTCACCAACCGCAATCCCCCGTACAGTATCCGGGGCGGGTTGTACGATGCCCTTGTGGATACAGATGGGGCCATGTACCGGGTTTCAAATGCAGAAGGGCAATCTGCATTGAAACTGGTCCGCGATGCCGAGGGGATCGACCTTGACCCGGCAGCCGCAATTGCAACCGCTGCACTCATGCAGGCCAGAGACCAGGGCATTTTCCTGCGGACGCCCACATTCTCCTGAATCTCACGGGCGGGGGATATGAACGGATACGGGAAGACTTCGAGCTTCACCCGATCGAACCAGCGTTCACTCTTGGCCCGGATGAACCCCGGGAAGGCCTTGTGGCTCACCTGAAAGAATGGATCGTGAAGCATGGATGAGAATCAGATCATCGGCGAGTTGAAGGAACAGGGAATAAACTTAGTCACTTCCATTCCCTGCGACAAGGCAAAAGGGCTCTTCTTCTCGCTGCCCGAACAATTCCGGCACATCGGGCTCACCCGCGAGGAGGACGGCGTGGGGATCTCGGCCGGGGCGTACCTGGCCGGGGCCCGGCCCCTAATCGCCCTCCAGAGCTCCGGTCTTGGGAATATGCTCAACGCGATCCTCTCGCTCACCGTTACCTACCGGCTCCCGCTCCCGATCCTTGCCAGCTGGCGGGGCGGGGAGACTGAGATCATCCCGGCCCAGATCCCTTTCAACCGCCCGCTCCCTCAAATTCTATCGGCAGCCGGGATCGGGTCCACGATCGTTAGGGACCCGGACAATACAGGGGCTATCGGGAACGCAGTGGCCGGGGCGTACCGGGAGAACCGGCCGCATGTGATCCTTCTTTGTCCCGATTGTATCTGCGAGACGGGATACACGGGAGGCCTGCCGGGACGTTCCCCCCGCCCGCTTGCATTCTGTTACGAGCGGGACTGGCACGCCCCGGTCCTGACCCGGTTCGATGCGATCCGGGCGGTGACCGATCTTATCGATGACGAGATCCTGGTCTCCAATATCGGCGTTCCGTCCAAAGAGCTCTATGCGGCACGAGACCGGCCGGAGAACTTCTACATGCTCGGCAGTTACACGCAGGCTTCGGCCATCGGCCTCGGGATTGCGACCGTCCGGCCCGGCCGCCAAGTCATCGTGCTGGATGGCGACGGGAGCCTGCTGGGCTCGTCAATCCTCCCGGTCATTGCCGCAGCCGCACCTCGGAACCTGACCATCATCGCTCTCGACAACGGGGTCTTCGGGAGCACGGGCAGCCAGCTGCGGCCCGGCTGCGACACGGCCGATCTCCGGCTGATGGCTGTGGGGGCCGGGTTCGAGCAGACGTTTACCGTGCACGAGCCCTGGGAGCTGGAAGCAGCCCTCCGTGCAGCGGCCCGGACCGGGCCGACCTTCATCCACCTGAGGATCCAGCCCGGCAACAGCACGGTTCCGAACATCCCGCTCAGCCCGGCCCGGATCCGGGACCGGTTCATGGAGACTCTGGCCCGGGGACTGTAACCCCGAAGAGTTTTTGGTGGAACCCGATCCAGGATCTTCGGGCACGGAGAACCTGAAAATCCCCAATTTTACCGGTTTCGGCTGATCCGGTTTTACCGTCCTTTTTTTAAGTGTTCCTTCCGGGACGTGATGGATCAATTGCGGCAAGAATGTCCCCTTGCTCAGAGTATATTTCGCGAGAGGACCGATGATAACAGATAGCGAAACGCTCAAGGAACCTGAATGTTAGGAGGAATATCTGTGTGTAGTCATATGCGTACCTGTAAATTATCCGGCGTACCGATGATGACTACCCTGCAGACCGGGCTGCACCCCCGCCCGGAAGGATATTCCCATGACATCAGCAATATCAGACGTTTTATCCCCGCCTCAGTCGCCCGCGTTTCCCGCGAGTCCTGAATCCCCCGGTTTTACCGGGGTTTCAAGAACCCGGGCCGAGATCGAGCGGGACGAATGGTGGGATAAATAACAAGAATAATAACGAAAAGAGCATAAGGGCCCGGACCGGGCCTGACCTGCAGAATCTTTGTCGGGAACAGAGCCGGCTTGTCCCGGCCGGCACCTCCCCCGGCCCTCACGGCTCCCGGGTCTGCCCCTGCCTCTTTTTGAGCCGTTCGATCAGTTCAAGTG from uncultured Methanoregula sp. harbors:
- the comE gene encoding sulfopyruvate decarboxylase subunit beta, whose amino-acid sequence is MDENQIIGELKEQGINLVTSIPCDKAKGLFFSLPEQFRHIGLTREEDGVGISAGAYLAGARPLIALQSSGLGNMLNAILSLTVTYRLPLPILASWRGGETEIIPAQIPFNRPLPQILSAAGIGSTIVRDPDNTGAIGNAVAGAYRENRPHVILLCPDCICETGYTGGLPGRSPRPLAFCYERDWHAPVLTRFDAIRAVTDLIDDEILVSNIGVPSKELYAARDRPENFYMLGSYTQASAIGLGIATVRPGRQVIVLDGDGSLLGSSILPVIAAAAPRNLTIIALDNGVFGSTGSQLRPGCDTADLRLMAVGAGFEQTFTVHEPWELEAALRAAARTGPTFIHLRIQPGNSTVPNIPLSPARIRDRFMETLARGL
- a CDS encoding FUSC family protein; the encoded protein is MSGSAGDTEGPGGVAGFLRRMASPLSTALQFAVVSSLSFSLALFLSYILPDYADTRMIGAMWAMISAIIVTQDTRSQTISTAWFRVQGSLIGAIFSAIYLTFFPFSIAGLGILIGIVVLTCELLKMPTHLRLAALTAGIVMVVSAQNPDIPPFANAAHRFLEVIIGSTVAVVAALVWQYVSRRS
- a CDS encoding NAD(P)H-dependent oxidoreductase; amino-acid sequence: MPSPLVGHKLGIDAVPAPDPVLVKGTRVVGISGSSRQEPGMSKSERILISALDKCRDLGCETTFIRLKDLNIYDCEGNYSENPDHCTYPCQSTMKYEDDQMEIVYNAVLDCDVLFLATPIRWNNHSALVQKFVERMNCIENQYSWFGKRMIVDKVVGLIIIGHVDGMQHVAGNLLNFFAWLGFHSPQVSITSWVGEYDEDTTKDWDLIRNNPYTQQDLVDMVHSSLCLACSLKRKPV
- a CDS encoding (Fe-S)-binding protein, which codes for MAWEPPGRDCGACGLPRCSDFVAAVKKKTKANEDCTFFLDGSADKKTGTTYSGTDVTGAKYDFIIRAFPGEPSARKFIVPFRADLVEKWDIRKGDLVTGRPAGPGCPLYHALRVLSANPVTGVLECHTVGPLEARREKAHDVQAYHVHAFEGIAETVIRPPTLGLRQRFLPGYCMIDLAHTALVNMVLNKKDGLHVRVEDIRIM
- a CDS encoding winged helix-turn-helix domain-containing protein; this encodes MYKVLETSGQLTQKDIIRETTLPSRTVRYALNRLKEEHVLVERYYFTDARQSLYRLALQPQENGLINVG
- a CDS encoding GTP-binding protein, giving the protein MKLIIVAGPPSAGKTAVIRQIIKKFNKTERTAFLKIDVVRAFEDEELLEEFAIPARKVYSGDLCPDHMGIMILKDAIAWAEGEQAGILIIESAGLCLRCTPYTTQAYGIAVLPAVSGSNAPLKMAPLIALADSAVVTKTDLVSQAEKEVFRECIRSVVPKIDIIETNAVQGTGLRYLMQAIAKHPAISDADAISLRGTPPLGVCTICIGKKEIGWQHHFGVIRPLEEADNLYRGD
- a CDS encoding ATP-binding cassette domain-containing protein translates to MHSDQTYEITILPGTNRDGEKEGFDRIVIRPGDTLSIVGPTGSGKSAFINDIEVLAQDDTVTGRTILMDGAEPPEEMVRDPARKPIALLTQNTRVIADLTVARFLALHIRARETEAQELVTRTVDLANEFTGEKIAEAMRMSSLSGGQTRSLLIADAILIGQTPIILLDEIENAGINKERVIACLRKYRKAVIFVTHDPYLALITDRRIIMKNGAVAAVLEPRGHEQEILNTVFGMDSFLWDLREKIRHGDLISGEQELPKKTGVFA
- a CDS encoding ABC transporter substrate-binding protein encodes the protein MTEEDRQIRIGHLSTLYHTALLLRGSSLLEDAGLQASWRLFASGPDIISAMQEGTLDLGYIGLPPVIIGIDRGLRLACIAGGHVEGTVIIAGPGIRALAECESMHAFLRQFSGRAIGTPPKGSIHDVIVHELLRGEGIEDVTVKNYPWADFLSDALLQGEIAAAAGTPALAATAARYGNGQLIVPPDRLWPFNPSYGIVVMREMLKREDLLTRFLTAHESACELIRQDPRAAAGMVAGTMGMVDPDFVLDTYRISPKYCSALPPEYIASTLKFARVLHELGYTGRLVGREEIFEPSLISAIHTGPHHYLDGIRQS
- a CDS encoding cysteate synthase, with translation MNQVQEILKHPQGAAFLKCSRERGCSEEIAGECARYGSASGDPMQKPCTIVPKYRVRCLGGGEYVEDLSLLNCNQGHDALIRTEYTRRKLILSPYCGIFRYLCWLPVERPLLPSGGPVTFRSAALSQELGLPNLLVSFSGYFPERGADLSTGSFKELEALPTLQRLKEIGGNIPVVASAGNTGRAFAEIATRCRMPVIIVVPEHMKQVLWITQESEDVYLVAVRGDYSDAIAVSGTLSSVPGCVAEGGAKNIARRDAMGTVMLDAAVTAGRMPEYYFQAVGSGTGGIAAWEAALRLKKDGGYGQQLPHLHLAQNEPFTPMVSAWRDHRRGIIPAVDMPDARRSVSEVLSPVLTNRNPPYSIRGGLYDALVDTDGAMYRVSNAEGQSALKLVRDAEGIDLDPAAAIATAALMQARDQGIFLRTPTFS
- a CDS encoding helix-turn-helix domain-containing protein gives rise to the protein MLSKRIFEIDFTAALNEELEKKGLTVRELAEQTGIPVSTLYKITMGERDPRLSTIKKIVAVLEPPRGSFIAIIAARFLLDSMERREVESGGRTFAIRGYSANSLEECIIAAARAEKDGAAGIICAPILASIVEKIVDVPVSMLRPDLAVIDEAISTVARKIG